A stretch of the Leptospira kirschneri serovar Cynopteri str. 3522 CT genome encodes the following:
- a CDS encoding arylesterase — protein MLKQTEKSENYLLSFLGMTLFVIWGLFNCGVEIKPIGPSQMDCKRIEGLPGPEDLAIDREERILYISSHERRTKNQTGKIFRIDLKNPSATPEEIPVKYPSEFRPHGMSLLKTKNTYRLYVISHPQPFKIHTIEIFERKGKEWSHVGTLTDPLLTSPNDLSVVSENEIYLSNDHGKGNVPRYLWDDLFQIKRSEISYYDGKTWSNLGNPLSFGNGILYTKDSQGNEFLYRSGYMDQSVFQFQIRKEQGKPILGEPKKILIHFGPDNLEIDSKGRIFAVTHGSGYQFLRHIGNPDYLSPTIIFRISSDGTFQEVFANPGDLISAGSTAIPFEGRLYIGQVFNPYILNCEYNNSD, from the coding sequence TTGTTAAAACAGACAGAAAAAAGTGAGAATTACTTACTTTCTTTTTTGGGAATGACTTTATTTGTCATCTGGGGGCTTTTCAATTGCGGAGTAGAAATCAAACCAATTGGCCCTTCTCAAATGGACTGTAAAAGAATCGAAGGACTTCCGGGTCCCGAAGATTTAGCGATCGATCGAGAAGAAAGAATTTTATATATTTCAAGTCACGAAAGAAGAACTAAAAACCAAACTGGAAAAATTTTTAGGATCGATTTGAAAAATCCATCTGCGACTCCTGAAGAAATCCCAGTAAAATATCCTTCTGAATTTCGACCCCACGGAATGAGTCTTCTTAAAACCAAAAATACTTACAGACTCTACGTAATTTCTCACCCACAACCTTTCAAGATTCATACAATCGAAATCTTTGAACGAAAGGGAAAAGAATGGTCCCATGTAGGAACTCTTACAGACCCATTACTAACAAGTCCGAATGATCTTTCAGTAGTATCCGAAAATGAAATTTATCTTTCCAATGATCATGGAAAGGGAAACGTCCCAAGGTATCTCTGGGATGATCTGTTTCAAATCAAACGCTCAGAAATTTCCTACTACGACGGTAAAACCTGGTCAAATCTCGGAAATCCTCTTTCTTTCGGAAATGGAATTTTATATACAAAAGATTCCCAAGGAAACGAATTTCTATATCGGTCCGGTTATATGGATCAAAGTGTATTTCAATTTCAAATCCGCAAAGAACAGGGAAAACCGATACTTGGAGAACCGAAAAAGATCCTAATTCATTTTGGACCTGACAACCTAGAAATAGATTCAAAAGGTAGAATTTTTGCGGTCACTCACGGCTCTGGGTATCAATTTTTAAGACATATAGGCAATCCAGACTATTTATCACCGACTATAATATTTCGAATTTCTTCGGACGGAACCTTTCAAGAAGTGTTTGCTAATCCAGGAGACTTAATTTCAGCCGGAAGTACCGCAATACCTTTCGAAGGAAGATTGTATATAGGTCAAGTATTCAATCCATATATTCTAAATTGTGAATATAATAATTCCGATTGA
- a CDS encoding SGNH/GDSL hydrolase family protein: protein MKSYLCSKIFKFHNILFFLLISCVGKEGEQHGLSSLLPLVGPLLKVGIIGDSLSQRSDGFGLREKLGSRFTVTDYSVSGMDVPGCTHMIGSVLTERQDLLILELGTNDAIPGSIDQFPENYENLLSSIQARSNSIILVTILPPTINPGYRENIFRINSYLKSLGSRYPITDMESAFLEKEKSVSLYSQTDPVHPNPVGYDLMGTAYTDTILKFYFK from the coding sequence ATGAAATCTTATCTTTGTAGTAAAATTTTTAAATTTCATAATATTCTATTTTTCTTATTGATTTCTTGTGTGGGAAAAGAAGGCGAACAACATGGACTTTCTTCTTTATTGCCTTTGGTCGGCCCTCTTTTGAAGGTAGGAATTATAGGAGATTCTTTGTCTCAGAGATCGGATGGATTCGGTCTGAGAGAAAAATTGGGATCTAGATTTACCGTCACGGATTATTCCGTTTCGGGAATGGACGTTCCTGGTTGCACTCATATGATTGGATCCGTTTTAACGGAACGCCAAGATTTATTGATCTTAGAATTGGGGACAAACGATGCGATTCCTGGTTCCATCGATCAGTTTCCTGAAAATTACGAAAATCTTCTTAGTTCTATTCAAGCTCGTAGTAATTCTATAATCTTAGTAACGATTCTACCGCCTACGATCAATCCAGGTTATCGAGAGAATATTTTTCGGATCAATTCTTATCTAAAAAGTTTAGGTTCCAGATATCCGATCACGGATATGGAATCGGCTTTTTTAGAAAAGGAAAAATCCGTTTCTTTGTATTCACAAACGGACCCAGTTCATCCAAATCCGGTCGGATATGATTTAATGGGGACCGCTTATACAGATACGATTCTTAAATTTTATTTTAAATAA
- a CDS encoding ArnT family glycosyltransferase → MGFMSRFLSTKTIIWFVLAVLIFFFLWISYNDRLEFPPVWPDEVLFFSPSQDFAEFGTIRTQVLEGLIPGMEETTLWMPPLYFFSGGLWMKYVFPGIVGLRLYTLVLAAVCIFIFCGILFRIGFSSLSVLFSCLLLVTDLLFLRVGTMARMETLCLFFALTSLFCIVRTALDKIPKPVGKIESLFSGIFLGLSFLSHPFGSVFGIPSLYLLWRRKSLFSTLFWIGGMIPISVWIVWLLPHWDSFLFQFGLQFGRKKELFSVFSILTKIKILIGGYENPGIRILFYIFLLAGIGINQRLLKEKKEQFLFLLIWILGTVVFLFLSTEFYYVMYLTLPLSALGGILLEEPDRKRVIYIGSGLLFCNLIVLFLAYRKVGFINPEFDLGKKFSEEIVAELKYSKKVYLQAIPDPYFYLKEKYPNQKILEFIPGELPVPSEMFVNTLDTIDTFVFSEGTKRNESVENYLKENASSFYKRNVSVSPSTTRKLVRAQAEIYLRKKK, encoded by the coding sequence TTGGGTTTTATGTCCCGTTTTCTTTCCACCAAGACAATCATTTGGTTTGTTTTGGCTGTTTTAATCTTTTTTTTCCTATGGATTTCGTACAACGATCGACTTGAGTTTCCTCCCGTTTGGCCGGACGAGGTATTGTTTTTTTCTCCTTCTCAAGATTTTGCAGAGTTTGGAACTATTCGAACTCAGGTTTTAGAAGGATTGATTCCTGGAATGGAAGAAACAACTTTGTGGATGCCTCCCCTGTATTTTTTTTCAGGCGGTCTTTGGATGAAGTATGTGTTTCCAGGAATTGTAGGGCTTAGGCTATATACGCTTGTACTCGCGGCGGTTTGTATTTTTATATTTTGTGGGATCTTATTTAGAATCGGATTCTCTTCTTTATCCGTTTTGTTTTCCTGTTTGTTACTTGTTACAGATCTTTTATTTTTGAGAGTAGGCACGATGGCAAGGATGGAAACTCTTTGTTTGTTCTTTGCGTTAACAAGTTTATTTTGTATAGTCCGAACCGCCTTGGATAAAATTCCAAAACCTGTTGGGAAAATAGAATCTTTGTTCTCCGGAATTTTTTTAGGACTTTCCTTTTTATCTCATCCATTCGGTTCCGTGTTTGGAATTCCGTCTTTGTATCTTCTTTGGAGAAGGAAATCATTATTTTCTACTTTGTTTTGGATCGGAGGAATGATTCCGATCTCGGTTTGGATTGTTTGGTTATTACCTCATTGGGATTCGTTTCTATTTCAGTTTGGATTGCAATTTGGCAGAAAAAAGGAACTTTTTTCTGTCTTTTCAATTTTGACTAAGATCAAAATTTTAATCGGAGGATACGAAAATCCAGGAATCAGAATATTATTTTATATTTTTCTTTTAGCGGGAATCGGAATTAATCAAAGATTACTCAAAGAAAAGAAGGAGCAATTTTTATTTCTATTGATTTGGATTTTAGGAACGGTTGTGTTCTTATTTTTATCAACGGAATTCTATTATGTAATGTATCTTACTCTTCCACTTTCTGCGTTAGGCGGAATACTTTTGGAGGAACCCGATCGAAAGAGGGTAATCTATATAGGTTCCGGATTATTATTTTGTAACCTCATTGTGTTGTTTTTAGCGTATCGGAAAGTTGGTTTTATCAATCCTGAATTCGATCTAGGAAAAAAGTTTTCAGAAGAAATCGTCGCGGAGTTGAAGTATTCTAAAAAAGTTTATCTTCAAGCGATCCCTGATCCGTATTTCTATTTAAAAGAAAAATACCCCAATCAAAAAATTTTAGAGTTTATTCCGGGGGAACTACCAGTTCCTTCAGAAATGTTCGTGAACACTTTGGATACTATTGATACTTTTGTTTTTAGCGAAGGAACTAAACGGAACGAAAGTGTCGAAAATTATCTGAAAGAAAACGCATCTTCTTTTTATAAGAGGAACGTATCGGTTTCACCTTCTACTACCAGAAAACTAGTACGTGCTCAGGCGGAAATTTATCTTCGGAAGAAAAAATGA
- a CDS encoding tyrosine-type recombinase/integrase, translating into MNLRKTNPENEEYKNILTDLEIRSLMNTNRDKPDHFVRIRFLIMFGLKPEELISIRCGDVDLENQLLMVRGRKNRYLKISSFLLRDFYGTVRYKNPEEYLFPGRNGKLHPKTIQKFFEKLERKTGIQVSCSKIRETIAVQLSSKGFSIQFIAGFLGLKTRRAVYQLIGKKSELKAVEKFSLDEILDIELKNEL; encoded by the coding sequence ATGAATCTGAGAAAAACGAATCCGGAAAATGAAGAATATAAAAATATACTTACAGATTTAGAAATAAGAAGTTTGATGAATACAAACAGAGATAAACCTGATCATTTTGTTAGGATTCGATTTTTGATTATGTTTGGACTAAAACCGGAAGAACTGATTTCTATACGTTGTGGAGACGTTGATTTAGAAAATCAATTATTGATGGTTCGAGGGCGAAAAAATAGATATCTAAAGATTTCTTCTTTTTTACTTAGAGATTTTTACGGAACGGTTCGATATAAAAATCCAGAAGAATATCTATTTCCTGGAAGAAATGGGAAGTTACATCCTAAAACGATTCAAAAATTTTTCGAAAAATTAGAACGTAAAACTGGGATTCAAGTGAGTTGCTCTAAAATTCGAGAGACGATTGCAGTTCAATTGAGTTCTAAAGGTTTTTCGATTCAATTTATTGCGGGCTTTCTTGGATTAAAAACAAGACGAGCCGTTTACCAATTGATTGGGAAAAAATCGGAGTTGAAAGCGGTAGAAAAATTTTCTTTAGATGAAATTCTGGATATTGAACTTAAAAATGAGTTGTAA
- a CDS encoding ATP--guanido phosphotransferase, with translation MSSETCIYCGTNRTIWNQKGKIGCIHCLKLFRKEYQTHMRQKDFMISPRFLQGQELENFLRFESLSESEKILEIDKISPPFTYRLRIGRNFSGRIYPIVAEVPTQILKEFLTQHVDPSFLKTKELTQRIPWGEGSFFFGDEEHIRWEILTSTVSELFRQIENSPLEKLENQNDFDYDPELGYVTSCPTNAGTGIKISFKLSTKSWENRKNASFKIPGFLEFYLENSSEFVVFYLKNFTLSQKNSFLNLVYYLALQVEPA, from the coding sequence ATGTCTTCCGAAACCTGCATCTATTGCGGAACCAACCGAACCATCTGGAATCAAAAAGGAAAGATCGGTTGTATCCATTGTCTCAAATTATTTCGAAAAGAATACCAAACTCACATGAGACAAAAAGACTTTATGATTTCTCCTCGATTTTTACAAGGCCAAGAACTCGAGAATTTTCTTCGATTTGAATCTCTTTCCGAATCAGAAAAAATTCTTGAAATAGATAAAATCTCTCCTCCGTTTACTTACAGATTAAGAATCGGTCGAAATTTTTCCGGCAGAATTTACCCGATTGTCGCCGAAGTTCCGACCCAAATTCTCAAAGAATTTTTAACTCAACACGTAGATCCCAGTTTTCTGAAAACCAAAGAATTGACTCAGAGAATTCCTTGGGGAGAGGGAAGTTTTTTTTTCGGAGATGAAGAACATATTCGTTGGGAAATCCTAACTTCTACCGTTTCCGAACTATTCCGACAAATTGAAAATTCTCCTTTAGAAAAGTTAGAAAATCAAAATGATTTTGACTATGATCCTGAATTAGGTTATGTCACGTCCTGTCCTACGAACGCAGGCACTGGAATTAAAATCAGTTTTAAACTCTCTACAAAGTCTTGGGAAAATCGAAAAAATGCTTCTTTTAAAATACCCGGTTTTTTAGAATTTTATCTCGAAAATTCATCCGAATTTGTCGTTTTTTATCTGAAAAATTTTACTCTTTCTCAAAAAAATTCCTTTTTAAATTTAGTTTATTATTTAGCCTTACAGGTGGAACCGGCTTAA
- a CDS encoding ATP-dependent Clp protease ATP-binding subunit yields MLEFTKRAKRVINEIAQDEAKRLGSDYIGPEHILLGLLKEEDSVAIKILNNLNINLNELRKEVERRTREASGALLMDVAGGQDRYQKIIELSKEEAKRLKHNYVGTEHILLALLRDNNNIAGGALYSFSVNYNVIKSEILRLLGAPPTSSVGVSSTTQPGPQPRQEKTKTPILDEFARDLTQLARDKKLDPVVGRATEIQRVIQILSRKTKNNPVLVGESGVGKTAIVEGLALAIVEKSVPDLLFEKRVLSLDLASLIAGTKYRGEFEERLKKIMKEITSSTNIIIFIDELHTLIGAGAAEGAVDAANILKPALARGELQCIGATTSSEYRKYIEKDSALERRFQVVKVAEPSVDDAIQILQGLKKAYETHHKVRYSDKALEQSVKLSHRYINDRYLPDKAIDIIDEAGAKARLANCARPQTIKDLEEEIKSLAYKKEELVRAQEYEKAAGVRDEVNRKKQAMEEKLRSWQEKMEDFAVNIEEDDILSVISLWTGIPLEKMEESESDKLLRLEEELKKRVVGQTEAIEKIAKAVRRARTGFKSERRPTGSFIFLGPTGVGKTELAKALANFLFGNDDAMLRVDMSEYMEPHAVSRLIGAPPGYVGYDDGGQLTEFVRKRPYSIILLDEIEKAHHDIFNILLQIMEEGNLTDTKGRKVNFRDTIIIMTSNIGAKEIQAGGRLGFEDRKDEALKYKSDQTRDQLKKYFNPEFLNRVDEVIYFGSLTKENIMSIIDIMVTDTNKRFLEKTIQVSITQAAKDHIMDIGYDEKFGARPLRRVFQRELEDHMAVQTLKGSYKEPTKIEIDFKEGKLEFIETPWTDYKPVDPKTGGNDNSSGNPERSEEIALV; encoded by the coding sequence ATGCTGGAATTTACAAAAAGAGCTAAAAGAGTCATCAACGAGATTGCTCAGGATGAGGCGAAGCGTCTTGGTAGCGACTATATCGGACCAGAGCACATTCTGCTTGGTCTTCTGAAAGAAGAAGATTCGGTCGCTATCAAAATCCTGAACAACCTCAACATTAACCTCAATGAATTGCGTAAAGAGGTAGAAAGAAGAACACGGGAAGCTTCCGGAGCCCTACTCATGGACGTAGCCGGTGGTCAAGATCGTTACCAAAAAATCATCGAACTCTCCAAAGAAGAGGCTAAACGTCTCAAACACAACTACGTAGGAACGGAACACATCCTTCTTGCGTTACTTAGAGATAATAACAACATTGCAGGTGGAGCTCTTTATTCTTTTAGCGTAAATTATAATGTTATAAAAAGCGAAATCTTGCGTTTGCTCGGAGCCCCTCCTACGAGTTCCGTAGGCGTAAGTTCCACCACACAACCAGGACCTCAGCCTCGTCAGGAAAAAACCAAAACTCCTATCCTAGACGAATTTGCTCGAGATTTAACTCAACTTGCCAGAGACAAAAAGTTAGACCCAGTTGTAGGAAGAGCTACTGAAATCCAAAGAGTGATTCAGATTCTTTCCAGAAAAACTAAAAACAACCCTGTTCTTGTAGGAGAATCCGGAGTTGGTAAAACCGCAATCGTAGAAGGTTTGGCTCTTGCAATTGTAGAAAAAAGTGTTCCCGATCTTTTATTCGAAAAAAGAGTTCTTTCTTTAGATCTTGCGTCTTTGATTGCTGGGACTAAATACAGAGGAGAATTTGAAGAACGTCTGAAAAAGATCATGAAAGAAATCACTTCTTCCACGAACATTATCATCTTTATAGACGAGCTTCATACTTTGATCGGAGCCGGTGCGGCGGAAGGAGCTGTAGATGCTGCTAATATTCTCAAACCTGCTTTAGCAAGAGGAGAATTACAATGTATCGGAGCCACTACAAGCTCTGAATATAGAAAATACATCGAAAAAGATTCCGCATTAGAAAGAAGATTCCAAGTCGTGAAAGTGGCGGAACCTTCCGTAGACGACGCGATCCAAATTTTACAAGGACTCAAAAAAGCGTACGAAACTCATCATAAGGTGAGATATTCTGATAAGGCTCTGGAACAATCTGTAAAACTTTCTCATAGATATATCAACGATCGTTACCTACCTGACAAAGCGATCGATATTATCGATGAAGCAGGAGCTAAAGCGCGTTTGGCGAATTGTGCTCGTCCACAAACGATCAAAGATCTGGAAGAAGAAATCAAATCTCTTGCTTATAAAAAAGAAGAACTAGTTCGCGCTCAAGAATATGAGAAAGCCGCCGGAGTTCGAGACGAAGTGAATCGTAAAAAACAAGCTATGGAAGAAAAACTTCGTTCTTGGCAAGAGAAGATGGAAGACTTTGCGGTCAACATCGAGGAAGACGACATTCTCTCCGTAATTTCTTTATGGACCGGTATTCCTTTGGAAAAAATGGAAGAATCCGAGTCAGATAAACTTCTTCGTTTAGAAGAAGAGTTGAAAAAACGAGTCGTAGGTCAAACAGAAGCGATTGAAAAAATTGCGAAAGCGGTACGTCGTGCTAGAACCGGTTTCAAAAGTGAAAGACGCCCTACCGGATCTTTTATTTTCCTAGGACCTACTGGAGTTGGTAAGACGGAACTAGCAAAAGCTCTCGCAAACTTTTTATTCGGCAACGACGACGCAATGCTTCGTGTAGATATGTCCGAATACATGGAACCTCACGCGGTAAGTCGTTTAATCGGAGCTCCTCCCGGTTATGTAGGTTATGACGACGGAGGTCAATTGACCGAGTTTGTTAGAAAAAGACCTTACTCCATCATCCTTTTGGATGAAATTGAAAAAGCTCATCACGATATTTTCAATATTCTACTTCAAATTATGGAAGAAGGAAACTTAACCGACACAAAAGGACGAAAAGTCAATTTCAGAGATACGATCATCATCATGACTTCCAATATCGGTGCAAAAGAAATTCAAGCCGGTGGAAGGCTTGGATTTGAGGATCGTAAAGACGAAGCGTTGAAATACAAGTCCGATCAAACCAGAGATCAACTAAAAAAGTATTTCAATCCAGAGTTCTTAAACCGTGTAGACGAAGTCATTTACTTCGGATCTCTCACCAAAGAAAATATAATGTCCATCATAGACATTATGGTGACCGATACGAACAAAAGGTTTCTTGAAAAAACGATTCAAGTTTCCATTACTCAAGCAGCAAAAGATCATATCATGGATATTGGCTACGACGAGAAATTTGGAGCGAGACCTCTTAGAAGAGTTTTCCAAAGAGAACTCGAAGACCACATGGCAGTCCAAACGCTCAAAGGGTCTTATAAGGAACCTACTAAAATCGAAATCGATTTTAAAGAAGGTAAACTTGAATTTATAGAAACTCCGTGGACTGACTATAAACCGGTTGATCCTAAGACCGGAGGGAACGACAATTCTTCCGGCAATCCTGAAAGGTCGGAAGAAATTGCCTTAGTCTAA
- a CDS encoding tetratricopeptide repeat protein encodes MILDRENRFHNRAFRFSSSLLKSTKRFIGNKMADIKGDIFRSFRNQCLFLLLSILILTHSPLLLAQTNEDYSIALKEFEAKNYEKSLEIIRVLHEQGKRSYETHYLAGHCHFALGRTKSAGSHWSEALSIKPGDPAVSLDYSRFLLNNGREDDGLLVIARAYELNPRNKDIRLLFGTALLYNGKARDALNITEKLKAEDSNDYRPLVLEGQIYYYLGNIEKAEVSLKWANSLVPNNANVLNNLALVYEKASNQENKKGKYGNAKNFLNSAKEQIESALKLEPENSHFKDNLRRIEAKLNALSNS; translated from the coding sequence ATGATATTAGACCGTGAAAACCGGTTCCATAACCGCGCGTTTCGATTTTCATCTTCACTATTAAAATCTACAAAACGATTCATCGGAAACAAAATGGCAGATATAAAAGGCGATATTTTTCGTTCCTTTAGGAATCAATGCTTATTTCTTTTATTGAGCATATTGATTTTAACCCATTCTCCCCTTCTATTGGCTCAAACAAACGAAGATTATTCTATAGCTCTCAAGGAATTCGAAGCCAAAAACTACGAGAAATCTCTGGAGATCATTCGAGTTCTGCATGAACAAGGAAAACGTTCTTACGAAACGCACTACCTCGCAGGACATTGTCATTTTGCTTTGGGAAGGACTAAGTCTGCGGGTTCACATTGGTCCGAAGCACTTTCAATAAAACCTGGAGATCCGGCGGTCAGTCTGGACTATTCCAGATTTCTTCTAAACAACGGAAGAGAAGACGACGGTTTATTAGTAATCGCTCGCGCGTACGAACTCAATCCGAGAAATAAAGACATACGTCTTCTTTTTGGAACGGCTCTTCTTTATAATGGTAAAGCAAGAGACGCTTTGAACATTACCGAAAAATTAAAGGCTGAGGATTCCAACGACTATCGTCCTTTGGTTTTGGAAGGTCAGATTTATTATTACCTCGGAAATATAGAAAAAGCAGAAGTCAGTTTGAAATGGGCTAACTCTCTTGTTCCAAATAACGCAAACGTGTTGAACAATCTAGCTCTGGTTTATGAGAAGGCATCTAATCAAGAAAATAAAAAAGGCAAATATGGAAACGCAAAGAATTTTTTGAATTCCGCAAAAGAACAGATTGAATCTGCCTTAAAATTAGAACCTGAGAATTCTCATTTTAAAGATAACTTAAGAAGAATCGAAGCCAAACTCAATGCACTCTCCAATAGCTGA
- the mtaB gene encoding tRNA (N(6)-L-threonylcarbamoyladenosine(37)-C(2))-methylthiotransferase MtaB: MHSPIAEQTILFNTLGCRLNFFESDGLFASLSKHGYRSAKLEEHPEVVIINTCTVTNKADSKNRNTIRNAIKKFPGSQIWVTGCYAETDRESIEAIPGVAGVVGNTEKSKLPAMILEKKGLVTSEELIHISYDRFSYSDVLPNGHTRAYLKIQDGCNRKCSYCKIPQARGLGVSRSYQDVLDQVRFLQDNGVGEIILTGVNLGWYRDSENKKAFNKILGEILSILEYSRIRISSIEPPDVSSELAELMTHPRFTPFLHIPLQSGNAEILKKMKRTYTPETFRKRVEITKEKIPNLFLGTDVIVGFPGETEEMFLDSVKMVQDLGFAKIHTFPFSVRRNTLAETFKDSISKEIKKKRVRSLNVLSRELHKNYSLSAIGQVREAILEQGGMAVTDNYLKVKLNEAELKLLKVGQFLNVELIQYEPEADKEGTFFGRVFR; encoded by the coding sequence ATGCACTCTCCAATAGCTGAACAAACAATTCTATTTAATACTTTAGGCTGTAGACTCAATTTTTTTGAGTCTGACGGTTTGTTCGCCTCTCTTTCTAAACACGGCTATCGCTCCGCAAAATTGGAAGAACATCCTGAAGTGGTAATCATCAATACGTGTACGGTAACCAATAAAGCAGATTCTAAAAATAGAAATACAATTCGAAACGCTATTAAAAAATTTCCAGGCTCTCAAATCTGGGTCACCGGTTGTTACGCGGAAACCGATCGAGAATCCATCGAAGCAATTCCAGGTGTAGCCGGAGTTGTAGGAAATACGGAAAAGTCCAAACTCCCAGCGATGATTTTAGAAAAAAAAGGTCTGGTCACTTCGGAAGAATTGATTCACATTTCTTATGATCGTTTTTCCTACTCGGACGTTTTACCTAACGGTCATACACGTGCTTATCTAAAAATCCAAGACGGTTGTAATCGTAAATGTTCTTATTGTAAAATTCCTCAGGCACGTGGACTCGGAGTCAGCCGGAGTTATCAAGACGTTTTAGATCAGGTTCGATTTCTACAGGATAACGGAGTCGGTGAAATTATTTTGACTGGCGTCAATCTAGGTTGGTATCGGGATTCCGAAAACAAAAAGGCATTCAATAAAATTCTTGGAGAAATATTAAGTATTTTAGAATATTCAAGAATTCGAATTTCTTCTATTGAACCTCCCGACGTCAGCAGTGAACTCGCAGAGTTGATGACTCACCCTCGTTTTACTCCGTTTCTTCATATTCCGCTACAAAGTGGAAACGCCGAAATTCTAAAGAAGATGAAACGCACTTATACTCCGGAAACTTTTCGAAAACGTGTGGAAATTACCAAAGAAAAAATTCCAAATTTATTTTTAGGAACAGACGTAATTGTAGGTTTTCCTGGCGAAACCGAAGAAATGTTTTTAGATTCGGTAAAAATGGTTCAAGATCTAGGTTTTGCTAAAATCCATACATTTCCTTTCTCAGTGAGAAGAAATACGTTAGCCGAAACATTTAAGGATTCGATTAGTAAAGAAATCAAAAAGAAAAGGGTTCGTTCTCTGAATGTTTTATCCAGAGAACTTCATAAAAATTATTCTTTGTCTGCAATCGGACAAGTACGGGAAGCAATTTTAGAACAAGGCGGAATGGCTGTAACTGACAACTATCTAAAAGTAAAACTGAACGAAGCCGAACTGAAACTACTCAAAGTAGGTCAATTCTTGAACGTGGAACTTATTCAGTACGAACCCGAAGCGGACAAAGAGGGAACGTTTTTCGGACGTGTGTTTCGTTAG
- a CDS encoding response regulator transcription factor, whose protein sequence is MKEKVLNLLIVEDNERLRKSLIKGLKEFTQLKISYDCAKGEDAIEFALKNEFDVLLADVRLAGTLSGIETIVAIRKEYPRKPVVIYSIQDSDEYFRAFRKAGILSHYAYVRKSNYLLPQMIVPLIKLAYEGKSFIDPEIETRIVEVKDQDENSPMAILEPNEKIVAKMLGEGLNNEQIAARLGFKDKRTISRINGQIYAAWDLNESSSDEKVARTRAALIVRENRFLQWEEDGNVYYRNGSGEWIRWESNIEL, encoded by the coding sequence ATGAAAGAAAAAGTATTAAATCTATTGATCGTAGAAGACAACGAAAGGTTACGAAAGTCTCTCATAAAAGGTCTGAAAGAATTTACACAACTGAAAATTTCCTACGATTGTGCAAAAGGGGAAGACGCGATAGAATTTGCATTAAAAAACGAGTTCGACGTATTGCTTGCAGATGTAAGGTTAGCCGGAACGTTAAGCGGAATTGAAACCATAGTTGCGATTCGAAAAGAATATCCTAGAAAACCTGTAGTCATCTATTCAATACAAGACAGCGATGAATATTTTCGTGCCTTTCGCAAAGCCGGAATTTTAAGTCATTATGCATACGTCCGAAAGTCGAATTATCTTTTACCTCAGATGATAGTTCCATTGATCAAACTTGCCTACGAAGGTAAAAGTTTTATCGATCCTGAAATAGAAACCAGGATCGTGGAAGTGAAAGATCAGGATGAAAATTCTCCAATGGCAATTTTAGAACCAAATGAAAAGATCGTAGCAAAAATGTTAGGCGAAGGATTAAACAACGAACAAATCGCCGCTCGTTTGGGTTTTAAAGATAAAAGAACGATTAGTAGAATCAACGGACAAATCTACGCGGCTTGGGATTTAAACGAATCTAGTTCCGATGAAAAAGTGGCGAGAACAAGAGCCGCGTTGATCGTAAGAGAAAACCGTTTTCTTCAGTGGGAGGAAGACGGGAATGTATATTACAGAAATGGGTCCGGGGAGTGGATTCGGTGGGAATCAAATATTGAACTTTAA